AACCTCCCGAAGCTAACGTGACATTAATCAAATCTATATCAGGAATTAGAGGAACTATTGGAGGAAAGGCAGGTGAGGCTCTCACTCCTTTAGACGTAGTTAAATTTACCGCCGCTTATGGCACATGGTTGAAACGCAAAAGTATAGGTAACCACAAAATTGTGGTAGGACGAGACGCTCGTTTATCTGGCGACATGGTGTCTAAGCTGGTTGTGGCAACTTTACAAGGTTTAGGTTTTGATGTAGTAGACCTCGGACTCTCAACAACGCCTACAGTAGAAGTGGCTGTGCCATTTGAAAAAGCTGCTGGAGGGATTATCCTTACGGCAAGTCACAATCCGATTCAGTGGAATGCCCTCAAATTACTCAACGAAGCAGGTGAATTTATTTCGGGTGCCGATGGTGAAGAATTATTGGCCATTGCCGATTCAGAGGGTTTTGATTTTGTCGAAGTAAAAAAATTAGGCTCTTACACCCAAGATGACACTTGGTTACAAAAGCATATCGACATGATTTTGGCTTTGCCATTGGTCGATAAAGAGGCTATTGCCGCTAAAAATTTTAAAGTAATTATTGATGCTGTTAATTCAACAGGTGGTATTGCTGTACCAATGTTGCTTGAAGCATTAGGTGTTACTCAAATTACCAAATTACATTGCGAGCCAACGGGTAATTTTGCACACAACCCCGAACCGCTTCCCGAAAACCTTACCGATATAATCAAGGCTATCGAGAAAACTAAATACGATTTAGGTATTGTGGTTGACCCAGACGTAGACCGTCTGTGTTTTATTAACGAAGATGCTGCCCCTTTTGGTGAAGAGTACACATTAGTAGCAGTGGCCGATTATATTTTGCAAAATCAGAAAGGAAATACCGTTTCTAATTTGTCTTCTACTCGTGCTTTACGTGATGTAACCGAAAAAAATGGAGGGAAATATTATGCTTCGGCTGTAGGTGAGGTCAATGTGGTAACGCTCATGAAATCGGCAAAAGCTGTAATTGGTGGCGAAGGTAATGGAGGTATCATTTATCCTGAATTACATTATGGCCGTGATGCCTTGGTGGGAATTGCTTTGTTTTTAACTCACTTGGCAAAGTCGGGCAAGAAAATGTCGGTACTAAGAAAAAGCTATCCAGAATATTATATTTCTAAAAATAAAATTGAACTAACACCCGACATCAATGTAGATGATGTGTTGGAAGCAGTAAAAAAGAAATATGCCAAAAATCCAATCAATGCTATTGATGGAGTAAAAATCGACTTTGAACGTGAATGGGTTCACCTTCGCAAATCAAATACCGAACCTATTATTCGGATTTACTCAGAGTCAGATTCAATGACCAAGGCCGAAAACTTAGCCAAAAAATTAATTAGCGATATAAAGGAAGTCGTTACAGCGAATATCTAAAAATCATATCTATTACGTTAATTTTTTTGTGAAAATTTTTGTTATCAAAATGTCAGAAGCTACCCTTCTGGCATTTTGTGTTTAGGGGATTGTCAAGTTAACATACAGAAGTACTAGAGTTAATATATTTTGTCATAAATAGGGTTGAATTACCAATAATACAGCCCCAACCAAATTAATTAATATCATGCAACAACGAGTTTATTTGGACAACGCTGCCACCACACCACTCGACAGAGCGGTGATTGAAGCAATGTTGCCGATGATGGAAAAGAATTTCGGTAATCCATCATCTATTCATGCACACGGAAGAGAAGTTCGTAATGCTATTGAACGTGCTAGAAAAACGGTAGCAGGCTTGCTAAATACTTCTCCAGCAGAGATATTTTTTACTTCAGGTGGTACCGAAGCCGATAATACTGCTATTGCTTGTTCGATTGAAGAATATGGTATCAAACACGCTATTACATCGGCGGTAGAGCACCATGCCGTTTTACATACCCTTGAGCATCTTGCCAAAACAGGAAAAATCAAATTAAGCCTTGTCCAGTTAGATGCCAAAGGACACGTTGATTTGAATAATTTAGAGGAATTACTGAAAAACAATCCCAACTCGTTGGTATCGTTGATGCACGGCAATAACGAAATTGGTAATTTGTTGAATTTGGAAAAAGTAGGAGAGATGTGTAAAGAGTACGGGGCAACTTTTCATTCAGATACCGTACAAACGATGGGTCACTACAAACACGATTTACAAAAAATCAATATCGACTTTATTGTAGGGGCTGGACACAAATTTCATGGCCCCAAAGGTGCTGGATTTTTGTATATCAATGCCGATAAAAAAATACATCCGTTTATTCATGGAGGTTCGCAAGAACGTAATATGCGTGGAGGTACCGAAAATGTGTATGGTATTATTGGGCTTGCTAAGGCTTTAGAAATAGCCTATACTGGTATGGACGACCACCGCAAGCATATTGAAGCGGTAAAGAGCTACATGATTGAAAAACTGAAAAGTAACTTTGATGGTATTTCATTTAATGGCGATTCTGATAATCTCGAAAGAAGTTTGTATACAGTACTCAACGTCAATTTCCCTCCATCCGACGAATCGGATATGTTTTTGTTTAATTTAGACATTAACAAAATTTCGGCTTCGGGGGGTAGTGCTTGTACAAGTGGTTCAAATATTGGCTCGCACGTGTTAACAGCCATTGGTGGCGACCCTAACAGACCATCGGTGCGATTCTCGTTCTCAAAAAATAATACTATTGAAGAGATAGACTACGTGGTAGAAAAATTAGGGCAAATTTTGAAAGTAGAGGCTTAATTTATTAAAAGTATGTTTTAAGTTTAATAGTTTAAAGTTAAATTTGGGTAAAACCCTATAAAATAGGTTTCATTTTAAAGGTGTTTTTGTAAAATTTGTTTTTTGAAATATTCCCAATAGTATTCTATTTTGTTTCAAAAAAGTAGCAGATACCCCAAACTATAAACTATTAAACTTAATCATAATGTTAGAACCGTCTGAAGGGTCACGTCGTCCCGAACTAAAAAGGGTTATCAATACAGTTCAGCTTTGGAGTATTGCAGTTGGGTTAGTGATTTCTGGAGAATATTTTGGCTGGAATTATGGTTGGCAAACTTCAGGAACAATAGGTTTTTTGTTTTCTACGCTATTGGTTACGGCAATGTACGTAACATTTATCTTTTCATACACCGAACTTACCGCTTCGATTCCACATGCTGGTGGTGCATTTGCGTATGCACGTCGGGCTTTAGGCGTTACTGGAGCCTATATTGCAGGTTTTGCCACACTTGTTGATTTTTTGTTAGCTCCGCCTGCTATTGCCTATGCTTTGGGTAGTTATGCCCATTTTCTCAACAATGCCATTCCTGTAGTACCTGCTGCTATGAGTATGTATTTTATCTTTATTGGTATCAATATCTTTGGTATCAAAGAATCTGCTCGTTTTTCGTTGGTTGTTACCATATTATCAGTTCTTGAATTGGTGGTTTTTTTAGGGGTTATTACTCCTTATTTTAAAACTGGAAACTTTGTAGCTCATAATCCAGAACATGTGTCGGTAAGTGGCATTTTTGCAGGAATTCCTTTTGCTATTTGGTTTTTTGTGGCTATCGAGGGAGTAGCAATGGTGGCCGAAGAAGTTAAAAATCCACAGGCTACTATTCCTAAAGGGTATATATCAAGTATTATAACATTGGTGGTGTTGGCTTTAGGAGTGATGATTTTGAGTGCGGGTGTTGGCGACTGGCGAAAACTCATGAGTCTCGACCACCCAATTCCAGAGGTTTTGGCAATGGCCTTGGGCGAAAACAGCCAGCTATCCAAGATTTTTGCTAGCTTGGGTTTATTTGGGCTTATCGCTTCTTTTCACTGCAATACCATTAGTTATTCTCGGCAGATATACGCTTTGGCACGTGAAGGATATTTGCCTAAATTTTTATCAGCTCTCAACCAACGTTATCAAACACCACACTGGGCTTTGATTGCTGGCGGTTTGGTGGGTTTTTTGGCCATATTTTCAGGCACAACCGACAAGATTATCATTATGTCGGGCTTGGGGGCTGTAGTCATGTATGCTATGAGTATGTTAAGTTTGCTGGTATTGCGGGTAAAAGAGCCCGCCCTCGACCGTCCTTTCAAAGCTCCTCTTTACCCTTGGTTTCCTATAATAGCTTTGGTGTTATCGCTGGTATGTATGGTTGCTATTATGTACTATAACCAGCTATTGAGTGTTATATTTTTTGCTTCGTTATTTGTGTCATGGGCTTTTTTTATTGTTACACAAAAAAAAGGGAAGTGACAGAGGCATTGTGAATGGGTAATTTGTGAAAAGTGCTAATAAACCTAAACTCAAATATCCGATAGCACAGCTTTTCAATCCTTTGTATGCTCTATTCGCTTATTGATAACGCTAGCCCTATGTGTATCTAAATTCACCACTCTTCAAGTTTTTATTGGTAGAATAATGTTTTTTTCCCAAATTCGGTATTAAGTATTCATTAAGCCAGGGGATAGATATGTCAATATTAGACAACATAAAAAGAATATTTCGCTTTAAAGCTACCCAAAATCAAGACGAAGGGTTGGTTCATGACACTGTTGTACAGGAAGTTGAATCGGTAGAAGCTGTGCAAGT
The DNA window shown above is from Flectobacillus major DSM 103 and carries:
- the eat gene encoding ethanolamine permease, with translation MLEPSEGSRRPELKRVINTVQLWSIAVGLVISGEYFGWNYGWQTSGTIGFLFSTLLVTAMYVTFIFSYTELTASIPHAGGAFAYARRALGVTGAYIAGFATLVDFLLAPPAIAYALGSYAHFLNNAIPVVPAAMSMYFIFIGINIFGIKESARFSLVVTILSVLELVVFLGVITPYFKTGNFVAHNPEHVSVSGIFAGIPFAIWFFVAIEGVAMVAEEVKNPQATIPKGYISSIITLVVLALGVMILSAGVGDWRKLMSLDHPIPEVLAMALGENSQLSKIFASLGLFGLIASFHCNTISYSRQIYALAREGYLPKFLSALNQRYQTPHWALIAGGLVGFLAIFSGTTDKIIIMSGLGAVVMYAMSMLSLLVLRVKEPALDRPFKAPLYPWFPIIALVLSLVCMVAIMYYNQLLSVIFFASLFVSWAFFIVTQKKGK
- a CDS encoding cysteine desulfurase family protein: MQQRVYLDNAATTPLDRAVIEAMLPMMEKNFGNPSSIHAHGREVRNAIERARKTVAGLLNTSPAEIFFTSGGTEADNTAIACSIEEYGIKHAITSAVEHHAVLHTLEHLAKTGKIKLSLVQLDAKGHVDLNNLEELLKNNPNSLVSLMHGNNEIGNLLNLEKVGEMCKEYGATFHSDTVQTMGHYKHDLQKINIDFIVGAGHKFHGPKGAGFLYINADKKIHPFIHGGSQERNMRGGTENVYGIIGLAKALEIAYTGMDDHRKHIEAVKSYMIEKLKSNFDGISFNGDSDNLERSLYTVLNVNFPPSDESDMFLFNLDINKISASGGSACTSGSNIGSHVLTAIGGDPNRPSVRFSFSKNNTIEEIDYVVEKLGQILKVEA
- the glmM gene encoding phosphoglucosamine mutase — translated: MTLIKSISGIRGTIGGKAGEALTPLDVVKFTAAYGTWLKRKSIGNHKIVVGRDARLSGDMVSKLVVATLQGLGFDVVDLGLSTTPTVEVAVPFEKAAGGIILTASHNPIQWNALKLLNEAGEFISGADGEELLAIADSEGFDFVEVKKLGSYTQDDTWLQKHIDMILALPLVDKEAIAAKNFKVIIDAVNSTGGIAVPMLLEALGVTQITKLHCEPTGNFAHNPEPLPENLTDIIKAIEKTKYDLGIVVDPDVDRLCFINEDAAPFGEEYTLVAVADYILQNQKGNTVSNLSSTRALRDVTEKNGGKYYASAVGEVNVVTLMKSAKAVIGGEGNGGIIYPELHYGRDALVGIALFLTHLAKSGKKMSVLRKSYPEYYISKNKIELTPDINVDDVLEAVKKKYAKNPINAIDGVKIDFEREWVHLRKSNTEPIIRIYSESDSMTKAENLAKKLISDIKEVVTANI